The Lutibacter profundi genome includes a region encoding these proteins:
- a CDS encoding integrase core domain-containing protein — protein MPWKETTTMEQKIEFICEWRTGKYTITELCKNFEISRPTAYKLINRFEKQGFEGLKEQSRTPKEHPNATKENIVDGILKLKKKHPRWGAKKINKLLFNDFTENEIPSVVTVHNILKRHGLVCPQKRLRRVKPVYPIFDPKVCNEVWSADYKGKFLMGNKVYCHPLTIADSKSRFLFTAKGHYKETLKYAKAEFTKVFRKYGIPKQLHTDNGSPFGSVRAIQRFTQLSYWFIELGITPVFSDPAHPEQNGRHERMHRDLKAACAKPSAYDLKAQQRRLNHFVKEYNHIRPHEALGMETPASMHNFSTRPFPEKIPNFDYNSNLKILKVTQNGAIRWKSYYWVYLTAALKGKYVGIEDLGNGIWKVFYRDVFLGFFNETQLRNKEKSIRLETNLV, from the coding sequence TGGAACAAAAAATTGAATTTATTTGTGAATGGAGAACTGGAAAATATACCATCACAGAATTATGTAAAAACTTTGAAATCTCAAGACCCACCGCCTATAAGTTAATAAATAGGTTTGAAAAACAAGGTTTTGAAGGCTTAAAAGAGCAATCAAGAACTCCAAAGGAACATCCAAATGCGACAAAGGAAAATATTGTTGATGGGATACTTAAATTAAAGAAAAAACACCCACGCTGGGGAGCTAAAAAAATCAATAAACTATTGTTTAACGATTTTACAGAAAATGAGATCCCCTCGGTGGTTACTGTTCACAACATACTCAAAAGACACGGTTTAGTATGCCCTCAAAAAAGGTTAAGAAGAGTCAAACCTGTATATCCTATTTTTGATCCAAAAGTGTGTAATGAAGTATGGAGTGCAGATTACAAAGGAAAGTTTTTAATGGGTAATAAAGTGTATTGTCACCCACTGACCATTGCTGATTCCAAAAGTAGATTTTTATTCACAGCTAAAGGACATTATAAAGAAACTTTAAAGTACGCAAAGGCTGAATTTACAAAGGTTTTTAGGAAATATGGAATCCCTAAACAACTCCACACAGACAACGGAAGTCCCTTTGGGTCTGTTCGTGCTATTCAACGATTTACACAACTCTCCTATTGGTTTATTGAACTTGGAATTACACCCGTTTTTTCTGACCCAGCACACCCAGAACAAAACGGAAGACACGAACGTATGCATCGCGATTTAAAAGCGGCTTGTGCCAAACCTTCAGCCTATGACTTAAAAGCACAACAAAGACGTTTAAATCACTTTGTAAAAGAATATAATCACATAAGACCTCACGAAGCTTTAGGGATGGAAACACCTGCTTCAATGCATAACTTTTCCACCAGACCTTTTCCTGAAAAAATACCTAACTTTGACTATAATTCAAATCTCAAAATTTTAAAAGTAACTCAAAATGGAGCAATCAGATGGAAGTCGTATTATTGGGTATATTTAACAGCAGCTTTAAAAGGAAAATACGTAGGTATTGAAGATTTAGGTAATGGAATTTGGAAAGTCTTTTATAGAGACGTATTTTTAGGTTTCTTTAATGAAACACAATTAAGAAATAAAGAAAAGTCAATAAGGTTAGAAACTAATTTAGTGTAA
- a CDS encoding type II toxin-antitoxin system RelE/ParE family toxin, with protein MKVFLSELAETKLLKLSNFLLENWNLKVRNDFIKKLTSKIDQISEQPESCPQSSEFNGLFKCVVTKQTTFYYRINPDRNEIEIITVFDTRQNPNKLEKDIK; from the coding sequence ATGAAAGTATTTTTATCAGAATTAGCTGAAACTAAACTTCTAAAACTGAGCAATTTTTTATTAGAAAATTGGAATTTAAAAGTTAGGAATGATTTTATTAAAAAACTGACTTCTAAAATTGACCAAATTTCTGAACAACCTGAAAGCTGTCCACAATCATCTGAATTTAACGGACTTTTTAAATGTGTTGTTACAAAACAGACAACTTTCTACTACAGAATAAACCCTGACAGAAATGAAATTGAGATTATTACTGTTTTTGACACAAGACAAAATCCAAATAAATTAGAAAAAGATATAAAGTAA